One region of bacterium genomic DNA includes:
- a CDS encoding P44/Msp2 family outer membrane protein: MRRLAVLVLAAAFLLAAASPSDAARKKKEDRDPWKGRVAIGARLGGSFGGEGSAFVGQAVVTYWWIKYLSTTLASGYGYYTAFYTDADGDEQTVQVNYVPSEFLVTLYPIPGGRISPYLGPGVGVDYIWYEIEDERQSGTIYSGIGRAGILYAIAPNAGVSLGVRYTKPLNTTGDLDDQDQATIGLEAGLSIFF; encoded by the coding sequence ATGCGCCGCCTTGCCGTTCTCGTCCTTGCCGCCGCCTTCCTTCTCGCCGCCGCGTCGCCGTCCGACGCCGCGCGGAAAAAGAAGGAAGATCGCGATCCGTGGAAAGGGCGCGTCGCGATCGGCGCGCGGCTCGGCGGATCGTTCGGCGGCGAGGGCTCCGCGTTCGTCGGCCAGGCCGTCGTGACGTACTGGTGGATCAAATACCTATCCACCACACTCGCGAGCGGATACGGCTATTACACCGCGTTTTACACCGACGCCGACGGCGACGAGCAAACCGTGCAGGTCAACTACGTGCCTTCCGAGTTTCTCGTCACGCTTTACCCGATCCCCGGCGGGCGCATCTCGCCCTATCTCGGCCCCGGCGTCGGCGTCGATTACATCTGGTACGAGATCGAGGACGAGAGGCAGTCGGGCACGATTTACTCCGGCATCGGCCGCGCGGGCATCCTCTACGCCATCGCGCCGAACGCGGGCGTCTCGCTTGGCGTGCGTTACACGAAACCGCTCAACACGACGGGCGACCTGGACGACCAGGACCAGGCGACGATCGGCCTCGAGGCAGGGCTGTCGATTTTCTTCTAG
- a CDS encoding GxxExxY protein, whose protein sequence is MLLNEITGAVVDSAVKVHKALGPGLLESAYEACLAHELRSRGLSVATQVVLPLEYEGFVVEAGYRMDMVVEGKVIVEIKSVEKLASAHDAQALTYLRLSGLPVVLLVNFYQRRLKDGIKRFVGRNYVAEIEPGPFDSV, encoded by the coding sequence TTGTTGCTCAATGAAATCACCGGCGCGGTCGTGGATTCCGCCGTGAAGGTGCATAAGGCGTTGGGCCCTGGCCTGCTTGAGAGCGCGTACGAAGCGTGTCTTGCTCACGAATTGCGAAGCCGCGGGTTGTCGGTCGCAACGCAGGTTGTTTTGCCGCTTGAGTACGAAGGTTTTGTCGTCGAGGCCGGATACAGAATGGATATGGTGGTTGAAGGCAAGGTCATCGTGGAGATCAAGTCCGTCGAAAAGCTCGCCTCCGCTCACGATGCTCAAGCGCTAACCTATCTGCGTCTCAGTGGGCTTCCGGTTGTCCTTCTCGTCAATTTTTATCAACGCCGACTCAAAGACGGCATCAAACGCTTCGTCGGTCGCAACTACGTCGCGGAAATTGAGCCCGGTCCTTTTGATTCCGTCTGA
- the ftsZ gene encoding cell division protein FtsZ, producing MKFEVFERQKGADLKVVGVGGGGGNAVRTMIQSGLSGVEFIACNTDRQALESNPAPQQIQIGKGLGAGGNPDEGRKSAEESRDRIREALDGAHMVFITAGMGGGTGTGAAPVIARIARHDIGALTVAIVTRPFNFEGKRRWRQAEEGIEALREEVDTLLTIPNQKLLALAGKDLPMLDAFKKADEVLLNAVQSISDLITVPGIINLDFADVRTIMKGTGVALMGTGVGTGENRAIEAAEMAISSPLLENVQIHGAQGVLINITGASDMSLSEINDAAMHIQDAASESANIIFGSVIDERMGDSVRITVIATGFDPVAEAIRDSREERIASGVSILQRRRPEAADRPVIRLGRVDDFEQTPVETTPTRLERYADERRVDERRRVAEKGRRDRSMDEYDIPTFLRRSAD from the coding sequence ATGAAATTCGAGGTTTTCGAGCGGCAAAAGGGCGCGGACCTGAAGGTCGTCGGCGTCGGCGGCGGCGGCGGCAACGCGGTCCGCACGATGATCCAGTCCGGCTTGTCCGGGGTGGAATTTATCGCGTGCAACACGGATCGGCAGGCGCTGGAATCGAATCCGGCGCCGCAGCAGATCCAGATCGGCAAGGGGCTCGGCGCGGGCGGCAATCCCGACGAGGGGCGCAAGTCCGCGGAGGAATCGCGCGACCGCATCCGCGAGGCGCTCGACGGCGCACATATGGTGTTTATCACCGCGGGCATGGGCGGCGGAACGGGCACCGGCGCGGCGCCGGTCATTGCGCGCATCGCGCGGCACGACATCGGCGCGCTGACCGTCGCCATCGTCACGCGGCCCTTCAATTTCGAGGGAAAGCGCCGCTGGCGCCAGGCGGAAGAGGGCATCGAGGCGCTGCGCGAGGAGGTCGATACGCTCCTCACGATCCCGAACCAGAAGCTGCTCGCGCTCGCCGGTAAGGATCTGCCGATGCTCGACGCCTTCAAGAAGGCCGACGAGGTGCTGCTGAACGCGGTGCAGTCGATCTCCGATCTCATCACCGTGCCCGGCATCATCAACCTGGATTTCGCGGACGTGCGCACGATCATGAAGGGGACCGGCGTCGCGCTCATGGGCACCGGCGTCGGTACCGGCGAAAACCGCGCGATCGAAGCCGCGGAGATGGCGATCTCCAGCCCGCTTCTGGAGAACGTGCAGATTCACGGCGCGCAGGGCGTGCTCATCAACATCACCGGCGCGTCGGACATGTCGCTGTCCGAGATCAACGACGCCGCGATGCACATCCAGGACGCGGCGTCCGAATCGGCGAACATCATCTTCGGCTCGGTCATCGACGAGCGCATGGGCGACTCCGTGCGCATCACCGTCATCGCCACGGGCTTCGATCCGGTCGCCGAGGCCATCCGCGACTCGCGCGAGGAACGCATCGCGAGCGGCGTCAGCATCCTGCAACGGCGCCGCCCGGAGGCCGCGGATCGCCCGGTGATCCGCTTGGGGCGCGTGGACGACTTCGAACAGACGCCTGTCGAGACGACGCCGACGCGCCTTGAACGCTACGCCGACGAGCGCCGCGTCGACGAACGCCGGCGCGTCGCGGAGAAAGGACGCCGCGACCGCTCGATGGACGAATACGACATCCCGACATTCCTGCGCCGTTCCGCGGATTAG
- the ftsA gene encoding cell division protein FtsA: protein MKGRHPIVAGLDIGSTNVTAVVGEAADHGLVVLGVSSYPGKGLRKGVIVNIETTVATIREALKDVEAMAGCDVETVFAGVCGAHIKSLNSHGMVPMRGGEVTARDVERVLEAASAVAIPTDREILHVLPYEYIVDEQRNIKDPVGMTGVRLEVKCHIVTGAQTNTASVVKCCNQVGATVNEIVFQPYASSLAVLSDSEREVGTVVFDIGGGTSGVAVFREGALIHSSVLALGGGNITNDIAHGLRVPAFPTAERLKVKFGHAKVAEVDPHEEVEIDESTTGARRVVSRQILCEIIEHRCDEILRLLHSELEEADLADAARTGLVITGGCANLPGLARLAGEIFETQVRVGAPANVTGHTEMLDDPRLAGAVGLAIYGREALLKGPGVTARPSGFRKSMVRARDWLKEFF from the coding sequence ATGAAAGGCCGTCACCCGATCGTCGCGGGCCTGGATATCGGCAGCACGAACGTCACCGCCGTGGTGGGCGAGGCGGCCGATCACGGCCTCGTCGTGCTCGGGGTATCGAGCTATCCGGGCAAGGGGCTGCGCAAGGGCGTCATCGTCAACATCGAAACGACCGTCGCCACGATCCGCGAGGCGCTCAAGGATGTGGAGGCGATGGCCGGCTGCGACGTGGAGACCGTGTTCGCCGGCGTCTGCGGCGCGCACATCAAATCGCTGAACAGCCACGGCATGGTGCCGATGCGCGGCGGCGAGGTGACCGCCCGGGACGTGGAGCGCGTGCTCGAGGCGGCGAGCGCCGTCGCCATTCCGACCGACCGCGAGATCCTTCACGTGCTGCCGTACGAATACATCGTGGACGAACAGCGCAACATCAAGGATCCCGTCGGCATGACGGGCGTGCGTCTCGAGGTGAAGTGCCACATCGTCACCGGCGCGCAGACGAACACGGCGAGCGTGGTGAAGTGCTGCAACCAGGTCGGCGCGACCGTGAACGAGATCGTCTTTCAACCGTACGCATCGAGCCTCGCGGTGCTGTCGGATTCCGAGCGCGAGGTCGGCACGGTGGTGTTCGACATCGGCGGCGGAACAAGCGGCGTCGCGGTGTTCCGGGAAGGGGCGCTCATCCATTCGTCCGTGCTCGCGCTCGGCGGCGGCAACATCACCAACGACATCGCCCACGGCCTGCGCGTGCCGGCGTTTCCGACGGCCGAGCGCCTCAAGGTGAAGTTCGGCCACGCCAAGGTTGCCGAGGTCGATCCGCACGAGGAGGTGGAGATCGACGAGTCGACGACCGGCGCGCGCCGGGTCGTCTCGCGGCAGATCCTCTGCGAGATCATCGAGCATCGCTGCGACGAGATTTTGCGCCTTTTGCACTCGGAGCTGGAGGAGGCGGACCTCGCCGACGCGGCGCGCACGGGGCTCGTAATCACCGGCGGCTGCGCGAATCTTCCGGGGCTGGCGCGTCTGGCGGGCGAGATCTTCGAGACGCAGGTGCGCGTCGGCGCTCCCGCGAACGTCACCGGTCACACCGAGATGCTCGACGACCCCCGGCTCGCGGGAGCCGTGGGGCTCGCGATTTACGGCCGCGAGGCCTTGCTGAAGGGGCCGGGCGTCACGGCGCGCCCGTCCGGTTTCCGGAAATCGATGGTCCGGGCGCGCGACTGGCTCAAGGAGTTTTTTTAG
- a CDS encoding FtsQ-type POTRA domain-containing protein: MRWFKRQENLRKEDRRERRFDRWRSAWKYARPLLAAIVIAGGALAMRGQLVDSPLFALDNLNVNPTPNVSGDDLRRFIDADRGQNVFTVDLDGMRSRILSHPWVARAEIRRVFPNEIRVAITERRPVATILLAKGAAHLSPTGPRRQMPGLYYVDSEGTIFTKVEQADIRPLPMLTGFTREGFLEENAHGSMRGRLRDAVRLVDVAVNEGEIDLSRIDEVRFDAGRGFSIHIDRSRTAIHVGDPPFETAMNRLALLMEQLGPRLVLVSRIDLTQEDSAIVKGLAKENT; the protein is encoded by the coding sequence ATGCGCTGGTTCAAACGCCAGGAGAATCTGCGCAAGGAGGACCGCCGCGAACGGCGTTTCGACCGATGGCGTTCGGCGTGGAAATACGCCCGCCCGCTTCTGGCGGCGATCGTCATCGCCGGCGGCGCGCTCGCGATGCGCGGCCAGCTTGTCGATTCGCCCCTGTTCGCGCTTGACAACCTCAACGTGAATCCCACGCCCAACGTGTCGGGCGACGATCTGCGCCGATTCATCGACGCGGACCGAGGGCAGAATGTCTTCACGGTCGATCTCGACGGCATGCGCTCGCGCATTCTTTCGCACCCGTGGGTGGCGCGCGCCGAGATCCGCCGCGTGTTCCCGAACGAGATTCGCGTCGCGATCACCGAGCGCCGCCCGGTCGCGACGATCCTGCTCGCCAAGGGCGCGGCGCATCTTTCGCCGACCGGCCCGCGCCGGCAGATGCCGGGCCTGTATTACGTCGACAGCGAGGGCACGATCTTCACCAAGGTGGAGCAGGCCGATATCCGCCCCCTGCCGATGCTCACCGGCTTCACGCGCGAGGGATTCCTCGAGGAAAACGCGCACGGCTCGATGCGCGGCCGCCTGCGCGACGCGGTGCGTCTTGTGGACGTGGCCGTGAACGAGGGCGAGATCGACCTTTCGCGCATCGACGAGGTGCGCTTTGACGCGGGGCGCGGGTTCTCGATTCACATCGACCGCTCGCGGACGGCGATCCACGTCGGCGACCCGCCGTTCGAGACGGCGATGAACCGCCTCGCGCTCCTGATGGAACAGCTCGGGCCGCGGCTGGTGCTCGTGTCCCGCATCGATCTCACGCAGGAGGACTCCGCCATCGTGAAGGGCCTCGCGAAGGAAAACACATGA
- a CDS encoding D-alanine--D-alanine ligase, protein MPVERVAVLYGGPSAEREVSLKSGAACASALAGRGHDVVLIDVGADLAARLAAERVTVCFNALHGKWGEDGCVQGLLELARIPYTGPGVLGSAMAMDKFVTKTQFAAANIPVPPYIVLAPGDDAAAVVAGLSPPWVVKPVAEGSSFGVTILDNAAELPAALAAARAHDARVIVEGYVRGREINVGVLDYTALGLVEVRPKPVPGERFTFYDYAHKYTRGMTDYVTDPGGIEPDQRAELFDLAERAARALFAEGAVRVDFLVAESGDAFVLEVNTLPGMTELSLLPMVAHDGAGLSFADLVERILATARLKVGS, encoded by the coding sequence ATGCCGGTTGAGCGCGTCGCGGTGCTCTACGGCGGGCCGTCCGCCGAGCGCGAGGTGAGCCTCAAGTCCGGCGCCGCGTGCGCGAGTGCGCTCGCCGGGCGCGGGCACGACGTCGTCCTGATCGACGTCGGCGCGGACCTGGCTGCGCGTCTTGCCGCCGAGCGCGTCACCGTCTGCTTCAACGCGCTGCACGGCAAGTGGGGCGAGGACGGATGCGTGCAGGGCCTGCTCGAGCTCGCGCGCATTCCGTACACCGGCCCGGGCGTGCTCGGCAGCGCGATGGCGATGGACAAGTTCGTCACCAAGACGCAGTTCGCCGCCGCGAACATTCCCGTGCCGCCGTACATCGTGCTCGCGCCCGGCGACGATGCCGCCGCCGTGGTTGCGGGGCTGTCGCCGCCGTGGGTGGTCAAGCCGGTCGCCGAAGGGTCGAGCTTCGGCGTGACGATTCTCGACAACGCCGCGGAGCTTCCCGCCGCGCTCGCCGCCGCGCGCGCGCACGACGCACGGGTCATCGTCGAGGGCTATGTGCGCGGGCGCGAGATCAACGTTGGCGTACTCGATTACACGGCGCTCGGCCTCGTGGAGGTGCGCCCGAAGCCCGTTCCCGGCGAGCGATTCACGTTCTACGACTACGCGCACAAATACACGCGGGGCATGACCGATTACGTCACCGACCCCGGCGGGATCGAACCCGATCAACGCGCGGAGCTGTTCGATCTGGCCGAACGGGCGGCGCGCGCGCTGTTTGCCGAGGGCGCGGTGCGCGTGGATTTCCTCGTCGCCGAAAGCGGCGACGCGTTCGTGCTCGAGGTCAACACGCTACCGGGCATGACGGAGTTGTCGCTGTTGCCGATGGTCGCGCACGACGGCGCGGGGCTTTCGTTCGCGGACCTTGTCGAACGCATTCTCGCGACCGCGCGGCTGAAGGTGGGCTCGTGA